GTATATCAAGCTGTGAAGCAGGTATAAATGCTTTTACACCTAAAATATCAGCTAATACTCCGCCTTTAATTACTTCTATGATTTTCCCACTTAAAATATCACCATTTTTATAAGCTGTATCTAGTTTTTCTTCTGCTAATTCTGTATCTGCTTTAACCTTTGATGCTAATACATCACCGTTTTCATCTTCTCTTTTAACTATGTAAAGATCAATCTCATCTCCTACCTTAAAAAAGCTGTTAATATCTAAATTTGGATCTATTGACAATTGGTCTTTAGGAACATATGCATCGGCCTTATAATTAATATCCGCTATTATCCCATCACTAAGTATTTTTATAATTTTACCTTTAACAATGTCTCCTGTATGAATTAGATTAAAAGAATATTCATCCATAAAATCATTCATTAGTATCTTCCTTTCTATTAATTGCTATTTTACTTATCACGTCTTGTATTAAATAATCAGGCGTTGAAGCACCTGCAGTAATACCTACAATATCATTATCATTAAAAATACTTAAATCAATTTCATCAGCGTTTTCTATCTGAATAGTTCTCTTACAATTTTTTTCGCATATTCTTTTTAATTTTTGAGTATTCGAACTGTTTTTTCCACCGATAACAATCATTACATCAGCTTTTTTAGATATCTCTTCAGCAGATGATTGCCTTTTGTTTGTAGCATCACATATTGTATTGAATGATATCAATTTATTAACTTTAAGTTTTAATGCATTCAAACTATCTTCCCACGTTTTTTGTGTTATCGTTGTCTGTGCAACAACGCAAGCCCTATCAATATACGGTAGCAATTGAACGTCATTCACTGATTCTATCACAAAGGCTGAATTGTCGCACCATCCATTTACTCCTATAACTTCTGGATGATTTTTATCACCTATTATAACGATAGTATAACCTTTTTTATGATAACCATTTACTATCTTTTGGACTCGCTTTACAAAGGGGCAAGTCATATCAATTAATTCAATTTTTTTCTCTTTTAAATCTTTATATGTTTTCTCTGGTATACCATGAGTTCTAATAATTATTCTATCATTTTCTTTTAAATTATCAATTCCATCTATTGTTTTTATTCCCTTATCTTCTAAATCCCTTACTACTTGCGGATTGTGTATAAGTTCCCCATAAGTATATGTCCGTCTACTATCATCTCGATTTATTTGATCATACGCTACTTTTACGGCTCTTTTTACACCAAAGCAAAACCCTGCATTATCTGCTATTAATATTTTCACACTAACCTCCTAGATCAATTTAGAAATTTCAATCATAATCTTCTCACCTATATTTGCCATATCTTGAGATGTCAAATGGACATTTTGATATTCATCAAAATAAATAGGCTTACCTATTTTTATCACGACTTTCGAAAACAGTTTATATGATGACTTTATTCCAATTGGCAAAACAGGTGCATTACCTTTAACTGATAACAATGATACACCTGGCTCTGCTTTTTGAAGTTTTCCTGTTTTACTCCTTGTACCCTCAGGAAAAATTCCTACAACATGTCCATTTTTCAAGTGTTTTAATGCTATTTTGATAGCAGTTAAATCTGATGTTCCCCTTTTTACTGGAAATGCACCTAATCCATTGCTTAAAACAAATTTAAGAATAGGATTTTTAAAAAGCTCGGCTTTTGCCATAAAAAATATTCTTCGTGTAAAAACTGCTCCAATAATAGGTGGATCAAGAAAACTTATATGATTTGGGCAAATAATTATAGGCCCATCTTTAGGAATATTCTCATAACCTTCAACTTTTATTCTGAAAATTACATTTATAATAAAGAGAACAATGTATTTTGCGATATAATAAAACATCAGTTGTCCCCCTTTATTTACTAACAATAATATCATACATTTTACAAACAACTTCTTCTATAGTCATGTCAGATGTATCAATTACAATAGAATCATTAGACTTTTTTAAAGGTGCAATGTCTCTTTCCGTATCAATTTTATCTCTTTTTTTAATGTCCTTTAATATATCATCATAATTAACGGAAATTTTTTTCTCTATTAATTCATTGTATCTCCGCATTGCTCTTACCTCAGCGCTGGCCGTTAAAAAAAATTTAAATTGTGCATCAGGCATCACAACTGTTGCTATGTCTCTCCCATCCATTATAACGCTACCATTGTTCACCAATTGCCTCTGTAAATTTACCATTATTTTCCTTACTTCAGGTATCTTAGAAATTAATGACACTTTCTCTGAAACAATTGGGGTTCTTATTTCATTTGTAATGTCTATACCATCCAACAATACTCTATCATTTTCTAATTTAATATCAATTTTGGAAGCCAATTCTACAATTTCATCTTTATTGTTTATGTCAATATCATTAATGATAGACTTATATGTCAAAGCTCTGTACATCGCACCTGTATCTATATATGTAAAATTAAGTTTTTTAGCTAGCTTTTTAGCAGCTGTACTCTTTCCCGCACCGGCTGGACCATCAATAGCAACTTTTATATTCAATAAATCCGGCCTTAACAATTTTGCATTTTTTAAATACAAATGCTTAATTTTTTTATCATCATTGCAATTAATAAATACAATAACTCGAATACATTTTTTAAGGCTACCATAAACATCCATTTCCTGAAAGCACATCATAGGAATATCAGTAATTCCATGGTACCTTAATGCTTCGGCTGGATATGCAGAATTAATATCTTTTGTGGCACTGAAAAATATCGATACAACATCGTTAGGTTTAATTTCGTTACAGCGAAAGATCTCATCTATAAGATTAATTGTATCTTTAAAAATATCTTCTTTTGTATTTTCAGTCGTTATTGCGCCTCTAATTGCTTTTATAGGACATCATACTCCTTTCTTTTATCCTCTTTTTATAATTATATAGTAAAAATGATGTTATAACAACATCATTTTAACCTCACACGCCCAACAACTTCGATACCGCCATCAACCTTTATTACTGCAGTTCTTTGCGGTTCTATTACATTATCACTTGAATCAACAACTTTAATATACATAGTTTGTTTATATTTTGTTCCATCGATTTCTATTAACTCTCCCTGTTTAATACTAATATCCACGGATTTATTTTTAAAGCTATACTTTGGATCACTATTTATAAGCACATATGCATTCGGTGCTTTTTCCATATTAACTAGTTCTAATTTCAGTGTACCATCCTTTGATAAATACGTATTGATATTAATGCCTTCTATTTTTTCCGTTGAATTTAAAAAGACCCTGATATTATCATTCAACATAAGTACCTGCGTAATTACTACTGTTAAAAAACCAGCTATGACAAAAAAAGCTATTAAATTATCGAAGCTGATAAAATACACATGCCCTGATTTTTTTATTCTTTTCCCCATAATAATCCTCCTTATGCATTTTTTATATATTTTATGCAAAATATATAAAAAAATGCGAAAGGAGATTTTATATTAAGAATTTATTCCAGCTAGATAACCGGTTGAAAAAGATATTTGAAGATTATATCCACCTGTTAATGCATCAACATCAATTATCTCACCAGCAAAAAAAAGTCCTTTAATTAAACGAGATTCCATTGTCTTAGGATTTATCTCTTTTGTACTTACTCCTCCAGAAGTAATAACAGCTTCTTTTATAGGTCTCTTTGAAATTACATGAAATGAAAGTCCTTTTATGGTATTTATCAAAGTATTTCTTTCTATTTTAGACACTTCCGAAACTTTTTTATCCGGATTAATTCCGCTTTCTTTAATAACATATGGAATTAAGGAACGTGGTAGTAAATCATTTAAAGAATTCTTAAATTCTTTCTTTAAATACTTTTTAAAATCTCTTTGTATTCTTTCGTTAAGTTTTTCATATGTTAAAGCCGGTTTTAAATCCAATTTTATAACAACATTACTTTTATTAATATTCTTAATATAACTGCTTAATGTTAATATGACAGGGCCAGACAATCCAACATGCGTAAAAAGCATCTCTCCAAATTCTTCTTTTACAAACTTATCATTTACGTACAATTTTGCATTAATATTTTTAAGTGATAATCCCATCATTCCACTTACATCTTCTGCAGTTACAAGTGGAACTAAAGCAGGACGCGGATCTATAATTGTATGTCCTAACTTCTTTACCATATCATATCCATCTCCTGTAGAGCCTGTTGATGGATATGACAATCCGCCAGTTGACAAAATTATGCTATCACAATATTCTTTTTTCCCATTTACAACTATACCCAACACTCGCGAACCATCAGATAAAATGTCAGTAACTCTGGCATTAAACTGAATATCTATTTGATTTGACTTTATAAGTTTTAAAAACACATCTAAGACATCTTTTGATCTATCTGAAACAGGAAAAACTCTTCCTCCTCTTTCAACTTTAGTCATAAGACCATTCTTATTTAAAAATTCAATCAAATCACTATTGGAAAATCTATTTAATGCACTATAAAGGAATTTCCCATTTGTTGGAGTGTTTTCTATAAATTCTTTTATTGTAGCAGTATTAGTTATATTGCATCTGCCTTTGCCTGTTATCAGCAGCTTCTTACCAGGTCTATCATTTTTTTCAAATATAGTTACTTTATTACCTTTGCTAGAACTCATCAATGCAGCCATCATTCCCGATGCGCCACAGCCAATAACAAATACTTTTTTCAATTATTCTCGCTCCTTAAGTGACACGTATCATTCAACAGTACAAGCACACAATTGCCATCATCTTTTATGTCTACTATATTTAAAGCTGTATTGTCCTGCCTTATTTTTGGATAAAAACTCAAATCTAAACCCAATAATCCTAGAATAAGAGCCTTTATAGATGTGCCATGTGAAACAATTAATATATTTTTATTTTTATATTGTTCTACTATTTTATACGTCATGTTTAATATTCTCTTTTGGACAGCTTCCAGCGTTTCTGCTCCATCAATTATGGCTTCAGAAGGATTTGTCTTCCATGTATGATATAAATCTTTATACAACTTTTCTATTTCATCAATTGTAAGGCCTTCCCATACACCAAAAGATAATTCTCTAAATTCCTGTAATTTTATTACATCTAAATCAAATTCTTTCGCAATCAAAGATGCTGTTTTATACGCCCTATCTAAATCACTTGAAAATATTACATCTATTTTTTCGTGTTTTAATCTCTGTGAAAGTAAATAAGCTTGTTTTACTCCTTCATTAGTAAGATCAACATTGCTAATACCCTGAATCTTTTTTAATTTATTCCAAGACGTTTCACCATGTCTTACGATAAATAAACGTGTAGACATCTATA
The nucleotide sequence above comes from Thermoanaerobacterium sp. CMT5567-10. Encoded proteins:
- a CDS encoding 4-hydroxy-3-methylbut-2-enyl diphosphate reductase, which translates into the protein MKILIADNAGFCFGVKRAVKVAYDQINRDDSRRTYTYGELIHNPQVVRDLEDKGIKTIDGIDNLKENDRIIIRTHGIPEKTYKDLKEKKIELIDMTCPFVKRVQKIVNGYHKKGYTIVIIGDKNHPEVIGVNGWCDNSAFVIESVNDVQLLPYIDRACVVAQTTITQKTWEDSLNALKLKVNKLISFNTICDATNKRQSSAEEISKKADVMIVIGGKNSSNTQKLKRICEKNCKRTIQIENADEIDLSIFNDNDIVGITAGASTPDYLIQDVISKIAINRKEDTNE
- a CDS encoding 1-acyl-sn-glycerol-3-phosphate acyltransferase; protein product: MFYYIAKYIVLFIINVIFRIKVEGYENIPKDGPIIICPNHISFLDPPIIGAVFTRRIFFMAKAELFKNPILKFVLSNGLGAFPVKRGTSDLTAIKIALKHLKNGHVVGIFPEGTRSKTGKLQKAEPGVSLLSVKGNAPVLPIGIKSSYKLFSKVVIKIGKPIYFDEYQNVHLTSQDMANIGEKIMIEISKLI
- the cmk gene encoding (d)CMP kinase, producing MKAIRGAITTENTKEDIFKDTINLIDEIFRCNEIKPNDVVSIFFSATKDINSAYPAEALRYHGITDIPMMCFQEMDVYGSLKKCIRVIVFINCNDDKKIKHLYLKNAKLLRPDLLNIKVAIDGPAGAGKSTAAKKLAKKLNFTYIDTGAMYRALTYKSIINDIDINNKDEIVELASKIDIKLENDRVLLDGIDITNEIRTPIVSEKVSLISKIPEVRKIMVNLQRQLVNNGSVIMDGRDIATVVMPDAQFKFFLTASAEVRAMRRYNELIEKKISVNYDDILKDIKKRDKIDTERDIAPLKKSNDSIVIDTSDMTIEEVVCKMYDIIVSK
- a CDS encoding NAD(P)/FAD-dependent oxidoreductase, with the protein product MKKVFVIGCGASGMMAALMSSSKGNKVTIFEKNDRPGKKLLITGKGRCNITNTATIKEFIENTPTNGKFLYSALNRFSNSDLIEFLNKNGLMTKVERGGRVFPVSDRSKDVLDVFLKLIKSNQIDIQFNARVTDILSDGSRVLGIVVNGKKEYCDSIILSTGGLSYPSTGSTGDGYDMVKKLGHTIIDPRPALVPLVTAEDVSGMMGLSLKNINAKLYVNDKFVKEEFGEMLFTHVGLSGPVILTLSSYIKNINKSNVVIKLDLKPALTYEKLNERIQRDFKKYLKKEFKNSLNDLLPRSLIPYVIKESGINPDKKVSEVSKIERNTLINTIKGLSFHVISKRPIKEAVITSGGVSTKEINPKTMESRLIKGLFFAGEIIDVDALTGGYNLQISFSTGYLAGINS
- a CDS encoding histidine phosphatase family protein, with the protein product MSTRLFIVRHGETSWNKLKKIQGISNVDLTNEGVKQAYLLSQRLKHEKIDVIFSSDLDRAYKTASLIAKEFDLDVIKLQEFRELSFGVWEGLTIDEIEKLYKDLYHTWKTNPSEAIIDGAETLEAVQKRILNMTYKIVEQYKNKNILIVSHGTSIKALILGLLGLDLSFYPKIRQDNTALNIVDIKDDGNCVLVLLNDTCHLRSENN